Proteins encoded by one window of Halococcus hamelinensis 100A6:
- a CDS encoding complex I subunit 1/NuoH family protein, which yields MRSGVLLQQGNATNATNATNASAGASGGGTTFPELLSQTLGFGPNPDPGLQFLFGLVGAALISVLFLSIVAVAGIWGKRKITAAFTDRIAVNRVGPFGLLIVVADAVRLLSKEVIIPDDADRPGFDIGPMIVPFSAILGFAVIPLGTNLQLADPETGFVFVFAASSLASLGLLLSGYSSNNKYSLLGGLRALAQNLAYEIPLVVTAASVVLFAGTLQMSEVVAAQAEPLFTVAGVSIPSWFAFVNPFAFVLFMISNLAEVGRNPFDTPEAPGELVAGFMTEYSGAYFVLLYLGEFLHIFLGGAIVATLFLGGPAGPVLPGIVWMLIKILAVYLFTQWMRSAIPRIRIDQLIQIGWKGLLVMSFANLVLTAVIVGLIA from the coding sequence ATGAGATCCGGTGTACTCCTCCAGCAGGGCAACGCGACCAACGCCACGAACGCGACGAACGCCTCCGCGGGCGCGAGCGGTGGCGGCACGACGTTCCCCGAACTCCTGAGTCAGACCCTGGGTTTCGGTCCCAACCCCGACCCCGGTCTCCAGTTCCTCTTCGGGCTGGTCGGCGCAGCGCTGATCTCGGTGCTCTTCCTCTCGATCGTCGCGGTCGCGGGGATCTGGGGCAAACGGAAGATCACCGCGGCGTTCACCGACCGGATCGCGGTCAACCGAGTGGGTCCGTTCGGCCTCCTGATCGTGGTCGCCGACGCGGTCCGACTCCTCTCGAAGGAGGTCATCATCCCCGACGACGCCGACCGACCGGGGTTCGACATCGGGCCGATGATCGTGCCGTTCTCGGCGATCCTCGGCTTCGCGGTGATCCCGCTCGGCACCAACCTCCAGCTCGCCGACCCCGAGACGGGCTTCGTCTTCGTCTTCGCCGCCTCGTCGCTCGCCTCGCTCGGCCTCCTGCTCTCGGGCTACTCCTCGAACAACAAGTACTCGCTTCTCGGCGGCCTCCGCGCGCTCGCCCAGAACCTCGCCTACGAGATCCCGCTCGTGGTGACGGCGGCCTCGGTGGTGCTGTTCGCCGGCACCCTCCAGATGAGCGAGGTGGTCGCCGCACAGGCCGAGCCGCTGTTCACGGTCGCCGGGGTCTCGATCCCGTCGTGGTTCGCGTTCGTGAACCCCTTCGCGTTCGTGCTGTTCATGATCTCGAACCTCGCCGAAGTCGGCCGGAACCCCTTCGACACGCCGGAAGCGCCCGGCGAGCTCGTCGCGGGGTTCATGACGGAGTACTCGGGCGCGTACTTCGTCCTGCTCTACCTCGGCGAGTTCCTCCACATCTTCCTCGGCGGGGCCATCGTGGCGACGCTGTTCCTCGGTGGACCCGCCGGGCCGGTGCTGCCGGGCATCGTCTGGATGCTGATCAAGATCCTCGCGGTCTATCTGTTCACCCAGTGGATGCGCTCGGCCATCCCCCGGATCCGGATCGACCAGCTGATCCAGATCGGCTGGAAGGGACTGCTCGTGATGAGTTTCGCCAACCTCGTGCTCACGGCCGTTATCGTGGGACTGATCGCCTAA
- a CDS encoding NuoI/complex I 23 kDa subunit family protein, translating into MIGVLKSMATTMKHALDGETFTVEYPDVPPEVSPRFRGIHKFSQERCIWCRQCEKVCPNDTIQIVQDDQRNGEQYNLHIGQCIYCRLCEEVCPVDAIILTQNFEFTGDTKDDLALNKEQLKNVPWYKDIDPLESREPDRGVWIGDGDGEVDYQ; encoded by the coding sequence ATGATAGGAGTCCTCAAATCGATGGCAACGACGATGAAACACGCGCTCGACGGCGAGACCTTCACCGTCGAGTACCCGGACGTCCCGCCCGAGGTCAGCCCGCGCTTTCGCGGGATCCACAAGTTCAGTCAGGAACGGTGTATCTGGTGTCGCCAGTGCGAGAAGGTCTGTCCCAACGACACGATCCAGATCGTCCAAGACGACCAGCGAAACGGCGAGCAGTACAACCTCCACATCGGCCAGTGCATCTACTGCCGGCTCTGTGAGGAGGTCTGTCCCGTCGACGCGATCATCCTGACCCAGAACTTCGAGTTCACCGGGGACACCAAGGACGACCTCGCGCTCAACAAGGAGCAACTGAAGAACGTGCCGTGGTACAAGGACATCGACCCGCTCGAATCCCGCGAACCGGACCGTGGGGTCTGGATCGGCGACGGCGACGGCGAAGTCGATTACCAGTAG
- a CDS encoding plastocyanin/azurin family copper-binding protein translates to MDTTDADAPVSRRGFLRAAGGTAAVAGATGTAAAQEGNSSGGGETVAVGSGSGLSFDPEELTIAPGTTVTWEWTGQGGAHNVVADDGAFDSGDPEDGDDITFSHTFPEAGEFPYHCAPHEEVGMVGTVIVQEGGGSSGGGGPGLTVPNSAKNLGIAAMSLMLSTLGLAYFFIRYGGDYETGPES, encoded by the coding sequence ATGGACACGACCGACGCCGATGCGCCGGTGAGCCGACGTGGGTTCCTCAGGGCTGCAGGGGGGACGGCGGCCGTCGCCGGCGCGACCGGCACGGCCGCGGCACAGGAGGGGAACAGTTCGGGCGGCGGGGAGACGGTGGCGGTGGGTTCGGGTTCGGGGCTGTCGTTCGACCCCGAGGAGCTTACCATCGCGCCCGGGACCACCGTCACCTGGGAGTGGACCGGCCAGGGTGGCGCGCACAACGTCGTCGCCGACGACGGGGCCTTCGACTCCGGCGACCCCGAGGACGGCGACGACATCACGTTCAGCCACACCTTCCCGGAGGCCGGCGAGTTCCCCTATCACTGCGCACCCCACGAGGAGGTCGGCATGGTCGGTACCGTCATCGTCCAGGAGGGCGGGGGGTCGAGCGGCGGTGGCGGCCCCGGGTTGACGGTCCCGAACAGCGCGAAGAACCTCGGGATCGCCGCGATGAGCCTCATGCTCTCGACGCTGGGGCTCGCGTACTTCTTCATCCGCTACGGTGGCGACTACGAAACCGGCCCCGAGAGCTGA
- a CDS encoding alpha,alpha-trehalose-phosphate synthase (UDP-forming) — protein sequence MGNDDRETDGGIVSSVGDLVVVSNRQPYTHSYEATDDGREITVSRPAGGLTAGLDPVMQETDGTWIAWGDGEADADVTDENDEVRMPPESEAYTLRRLWLTDEEVEGYYYGYSNRVLWPLCHGGTMKAEYVERYWQRYQQVNRTFADATIEAASEDSLVWFQDYHFTLAPRQVREAVPDSTFLMHFWHITWPGWDTFRSCPNQEALLKGLLGNDLLGFHVERYCKNFLDCVDEALEDAFIDYDGNRVNYDGHTTTVRAFPMGIDADSIREHSESADEAFWSEFKTDHGIEPDTRVVVGVDRLDYTKGIVERLDAFERLLETRPEWREEVCYVQKANESRSLIPDYQDLQTEVQESIERINERFGTDDWQPVVYINEFIAQDELCGLYRYSDVMLVSAVRDGMNLVSKEYVAAQVDDDGVLVLSDQAGAYEELGEWALTINPYDTDAFAETIETALTMDPDDRGDRMAALREQVGSQDLFAWMDDIFATADELREKKVANDG from the coding sequence ATGGGTAACGACGACCGCGAAACCGACGGGGGTATCGTGTCGTCGGTCGGCGACCTCGTCGTGGTGTCGAATCGCCAGCCGTACACCCACAGCTACGAGGCGACCGACGACGGACGCGAGATCACGGTGAGTCGGCCCGCCGGCGGGCTGACCGCGGGGCTCGACCCGGTGATGCAGGAGACCGACGGCACCTGGATCGCCTGGGGCGACGGGGAGGCCGACGCCGACGTCACCGACGAGAACGACGAGGTTCGAATGCCGCCCGAGAGCGAGGCGTACACCCTCAGACGTCTCTGGCTCACCGACGAGGAGGTCGAGGGCTACTACTACGGCTACTCGAACCGCGTGCTCTGGCCGCTGTGTCACGGCGGCACGATGAAGGCCGAGTACGTCGAGCGCTACTGGCAGCGCTACCAGCAGGTCAACCGGACGTTCGCCGACGCCACCATCGAGGCCGCGAGCGAGGATTCGCTGGTCTGGTTCCAGGACTATCACTTCACGCTCGCGCCCCGACAGGTCCGCGAGGCGGTCCCCGACTCCACGTTCCTGATGCACTTCTGGCACATCACGTGGCCCGGCTGGGACACCTTCCGGTCGTGTCCGAATCAGGAGGCGCTGCTCAAGGGGCTGCTCGGCAACGACCTGCTCGGGTTCCACGTCGAGCGCTACTGCAAGAACTTCCTCGACTGCGTGGACGAGGCCCTGGAGGACGCGTTCATCGACTACGACGGCAACCGCGTCAACTACGACGGCCACACGACCACCGTCCGCGCGTTCCCGATGGGTATCGACGCCGATTCGATCCGCGAACACAGCGAATCGGCCGACGAGGCGTTCTGGAGCGAGTTCAAGACCGACCACGGTATCGAGCCCGACACCAGGGTCGTCGTGGGCGTCGACCGGCTTGACTACACCAAGGGCATCGTCGAGCGCCTCGACGCGTTCGAACGGCTGCTCGAAACCCGACCCGAGTGGCGTGAGGAGGTGTGTTACGTCCAGAAGGCCAACGAGAGCCGGTCGCTGATCCCCGACTATCAGGACCTCCAGACCGAAGTTCAGGAGTCGATCGAGCGTATCAACGAGCGGTTCGGGACCGACGACTGGCAGCCCGTGGTCTACATCAACGAGTTCATCGCCCAGGACGAACTCTGCGGGCTCTATCGCTACTCCGACGTGATGCTCGTGAGCGCGGTGCGCGACGGCATGAACCTCGTCTCGAAGGAGTACGTCGCCGCACAGGTCGACGACGACGGCGTGCTCGTGCTCTCGGACCAGGCGGGCGCGTACGAGGAACTCGGCGAGTGGGCGCTGACGATCAACCCCTACGACACCGACGCGTTCGCCGAGACGATCGAGACCGCGCTGACGATGGACCCCGACGACCGTGGGGACCGCATGGCGGCGCTCCGCGAGCAGGTCGGATCCCAGGACCTCTTCGCGTGGATGGACGACATCTTCGCGACGGCGGACGAACTCAGGGAGAAGAAGGTCGCCAATGACGGGTGA
- the otsB gene encoding trehalose-phosphatase, whose amino-acid sequence MTGEDSGGSGSDSTTGDDSDLRSAMAARLREADGLLFCTDFDGTLAGIETDPDAPAIGTANRDALETLRDHPGVRVAVISGRELDDLRERVGIAGVDYAGNHGLELYQGEETSVHPEAAERERDLERIVEMVEDDLAGTDCFVENKTVSATIHYRNDPERKEAVHDAVETAVERVAPDGFEISTGKEIIELTPAVAWDKGRVVSQLMEDYPDSLAVYIGDDTTDEAAFRALSDEDISVHVGDDETAATYRLADPEGVTAFIEWVVEEGLDELDGHADAD is encoded by the coding sequence ATGACGGGTGAGGACTCCGGCGGGTCCGGTTCCGACTCGACCACGGGCGACGACTCCGACCTCCGGTCGGCGATGGCCGCACGGCTCCGCGAGGCCGACGGCCTCCTCTTCTGTACCGACTTCGACGGTACGCTCGCGGGCATCGAGACCGACCCCGACGCGCCGGCGATCGGCACCGCGAACCGCGACGCGCTCGAAACCCTCCGCGACCACCCCGGAGTCCGCGTCGCGGTGATCAGCGGGCGCGAACTCGACGACCTCCGCGAGCGTGTCGGGATCGCGGGCGTCGACTACGCCGGCAACCACGGGCTCGAACTCTACCAGGGCGAGGAGACGTCCGTCCACCCGGAGGCCGCCGAGCGCGAACGCGACCTCGAACGCATCGTCGAGATGGTCGAGGACGACCTCGCCGGCACCGACTGTTTCGTCGAGAACAAGACCGTGAGCGCGACGATCCACTACCGGAACGACCCCGAACGAAAAGAGGCGGTCCACGACGCGGTCGAGACCGCCGTCGAACGGGTCGCGCCCGACGGGTTCGAGATCTCGACCGGCAAGGAGATAATCGAGCTCACGCCCGCCGTGGCGTGGGACAAGGGGCGCGTGGTCTCACAGTTGATGGAGGACTACCCCGACTCCCTCGCGGTCTATATCGGCGACGACACGACCGACGAGGCCGCCTTCCGGGCGCTCTCGGACGAGGACATCAGCGTTCACGTCGGCGACGACGAGACCGCGGCGACCTACCGACTCGCCGACCCCGAGGGGGTCACCGCGTTCATCGAGTGGGTCGTCGAAGAAGGGCTCGACGAACTCGACGGTCACGCCGACGCCGACTGA
- the trxA gene encoding thioredoxin — MSVTLKDFYADWCGPCKTQDPILEEIEADRDGSVEFEKIDVDENQETANEYQVRSIPTLVVENDDGVVERFIGVTQREEIESALDEAGA; from the coding sequence ATGAGCGTCACACTGAAGGATTTCTACGCCGACTGGTGCGGCCCCTGCAAGACACAGGACCCGATCCTCGAGGAGATCGAGGCCGACCGGGATGGCAGCGTGGAGTTCGAGAAGATCGACGTCGACGAGAACCAGGAGACCGCGAACGAGTATCAGGTCCGGTCGATCCCCACTCTCGTCGTCGAGAACGACGACGGCGTCGTCGAACGGTTCATCGGCGTGACCCAGCGCGAGGAGATCGAGTCCGCGCTCGACGAAGCCGGCGCGTAG
- a CDS encoding preprotein translocase subunit Sec61beta: MSSGQNSGGLMSSAGLVRYFDAEDQNAIRISPESVVAFGVAFGLFVMALSVML, translated from the coding sequence ATGAGCAGCGGACAGAACTCCGGCGGGCTGATGTCGAGCGCGGGACTCGTGCGGTACTTCGACGCCGAGGACCAGAACGCGATCCGGATCAGTCCGGAGTCGGTCGTGGCCTTCGGCGTCGCGTTCGGGCTGTTCGTGATGGCGCTGTCGGTCATGCTGTAA
- the pdxT gene encoding pyridoxal 5'-phosphate synthase glutaminase subunit PdxT — protein MSLTAGVIAVQGDFREHASAIERAARAHGERAEPVEVRTSGTVPDCDLLLLPGGESTAISAHLQRQGLAEEIREHVAAGKPLLATCAGLIVACTDAGDDRVDCLDLVDATVARNAFGRQRDSFETRLDVEGLDEPFPAVFIRAPQVASVGECEVLATFDGHPVAVRDGPVVGTAFHPELTDDARIHGLAFFEAPE, from the coding sequence ATGAGCCTCACCGCCGGCGTGATAGCCGTTCAGGGTGATTTCAGGGAACACGCGAGCGCCATCGAGCGTGCGGCCCGCGCCCACGGTGAGCGTGCGGAGCCGGTCGAGGTCCGTACCTCGGGGACCGTCCCCGACTGCGACCTGCTCCTCCTGCCGGGCGGCGAGTCGACGGCGATCTCGGCTCACCTCCAGCGCCAGGGTCTCGCCGAAGAGATCCGCGAGCACGTCGCGGCGGGCAAACCGCTGCTCGCGACGTGTGCCGGCCTCATCGTGGCGTGTACCGACGCGGGCGACGACCGCGTGGATTGTCTGGACCTCGTCGACGCCACGGTCGCGCGGAACGCGTTCGGCCGCCAGCGCGACAGCTTCGAGACCCGGCTCGACGTCGAGGGCCTCGACGAGCCGTTCCCCGCCGTGTTCATCCGCGCGCCGCAGGTCGCGAGCGTCGGCGAGTGCGAGGTGCTCGCGACGTTCGACGGCCACCCGGTCGCGGTGCGCGACGGCCCGGTGGTCGGCACCGCGTTCCACCCCGAACTCACCGACGACGCCCGGATCCACGGGCTGGCGTTCTTCGAGGCTCCCGAGTGA
- a CDS encoding bifunctional nuclease family protein, producing the protein MNAHIDAVRVAGTPSGPVPVVLLAPDGEPDLLPIFIGFDEAAAIARGLDAVDIGRPLTHDLLLDVVEELGGRVDKVVVDSLESQGDGGTYTADLHLDTPRGTTVVDARPSDSLALAARTGADIEVDPGVYDEGRRERTTFDDLDDIREVADL; encoded by the coding sequence ATGAACGCCCACATCGACGCGGTGCGGGTCGCGGGGACGCCGTCGGGCCCGGTGCCGGTGGTGTTGTTGGCCCCCGACGGCGAACCCGACCTCCTGCCGATATTCATCGGGTTCGACGAGGCCGCCGCGATCGCCCGCGGGCTCGACGCGGTCGACATCGGCCGGCCGCTGACCCACGACCTCCTGCTCGACGTGGTCGAGGAGCTCGGCGGTCGGGTCGATAAGGTGGTGGTCGATTCGCTCGAAAGCCAGGGTGATGGCGGCACCTACACCGCGGACCTCCATCTCGACACGCCGCGGGGCACCACGGTGGTCGACGCCCGGCCGAGCGATTCGCTCGCGCTCGCGGCCCGGACGGGGGCCGACATCGAGGTCGACCCCGGGGTGTACGACGAGGGCCGTCGCGAACGCACGACGTTCGACGACCTCGACGACATCCGGGAGGTGGCGGACCTGTGA
- the hisE gene encoding phosphoribosyl-ATP diphosphatase produces MSDGSARRTDHPADPVLDDLVAVIEDRKETLPEGSYTASLFTHEKGENAVLEKVGEEATEVILAAKDDDREDLVAESADLVYHLLVTLSMNDVSLDELRAELETRR; encoded by the coding sequence GTGAGCGACGGCTCCGCTCGACGGACCGACCACCCAGCCGACCCGGTGCTCGACGACCTCGTGGCGGTCATCGAGGACCGGAAGGAGACGTTGCCCGAAGGGTCCTACACCGCCTCGCTGTTCACCCACGAGAAGGGCGAGAACGCGGTGCTCGAAAAGGTAGGCGAGGAGGCCACGGAAGTGATCCTCGCGGCGAAGGACGACGACCGCGAGGACCTGGTCGCCGAGAGCGCGGACCTGGTCTACCACCTGCTGGTGACGCTCTCGATGAACGACGTGAGCCTCGACGAACTCAGGGCCGAACTCGAAACCCGGCGGTAG
- a CDS encoding ASCH domain-containing protein: MAQIQPGDLLPNEHLERLVADGTVTQLHRGHQYAEEGDTFEVGGEMFEVLDVEARTLGDLTDEDARAEGSADLDAYRERLDAVHDEFEWDDDSEVVRHRFAPR; encoded by the coding sequence ATGGCACAGATCCAACCCGGCGACCTCCTCCCGAACGAACACCTCGAACGCCTCGTCGCCGACGGCACCGTCACCCAGCTCCACCGCGGCCACCAGTACGCCGAGGAGGGCGACACCTTCGAGGTCGGCGGCGAGATGTTCGAGGTGCTCGACGTCGAGGCCAGAACGCTCGGTGACCTCACCGACGAGGACGCGCGGGCGGAGGGCTCGGCGGACCTCGACGCCTACCGCGAGCGCCTCGACGCCGTCCACGACGAGTTCGAGTGGGACGACGACAGCGAGGTCGTCCGCCACCGCTTCGCGCCGCGATAG
- a CDS encoding DUF5518 domain-containing protein — protein MTNWRAVGVGFLIELVLSIVGAIIPVIGQLFAALVGGFAAGYIAGGGLGRGFWHGLLAGALGGIIVAVLVGLLVAVFDVALGFGGLLGGSVLVIGVALAFVMAIPSAIAGAVGSLLA, from the coding sequence ATGACCAACTGGCGGGCGGTCGGGGTCGGATTTCTCATCGAACTGGTGTTGAGCATCGTCGGCGCGATCATCCCGGTGATCGGACAGCTGTTCGCGGCGCTTGTCGGCGGGTTCGCCGCCGGTTACATCGCCGGCGGGGGGCTCGGCCGCGGGTTCTGGCACGGCCTGCTCGCGGGTGCGCTCGGCGGCATCATCGTCGCGGTTCTCGTCGGCCTGCTCGTCGCCGTGTTCGACGTCGCGCTCGGGTTCGGCGGGCTGCTCGGCGGGAGCGTCCTCGTCATCGGTGTCGCCCTCGCGTTCGTCATGGCCATCCCGAGCGCGATAGCGGGAGCCGTCGGCAGCCTCCTCGCGTAA
- a CDS encoding NOG1 family protein — MIFEDLPTTPTAEELIDRAFSRAARAGRAQSGTDGQQSMLQTAANVLSDNLEHVVTSWPDFDTVDPFYYELADALVEVDELRKSLSEVRWASQKTAELKSEYQGRLRGDVETARKLRKQAFARLADVVEEVEPDLERLGAARDELRTLPTILPDEPTIVVAGFPNVGKSTFVNNVTNARGEVASYPFTTTRIGVGHLSRERIRYQLVDTPGLLDRDDGTRNEVELQAESALAHVADCVLVFVDASEACGFPLDQQIALRDRVAERFSVPVLTVCTKADRSDDLDADHYLSVEQDEGIEALVDAAVEAVGYEPELPY; from the coding sequence ATGATTTTCGAAGACCTCCCCACCACGCCGACCGCGGAGGAACTCATCGACCGGGCGTTCTCGCGGGCGGCGCGGGCCGGGCGGGCGCAGTCGGGCACCGACGGCCAGCAATCGATGCTCCAGACCGCGGCGAACGTCCTCTCGGACAACCTCGAACACGTCGTGACGAGCTGGCCGGATTTCGACACCGTCGACCCGTTCTACTACGAACTCGCCGACGCGCTCGTCGAGGTCGACGAGCTCCGAAAGAGCCTCTCGGAGGTCCGGTGGGCCAGCCAGAAGACCGCCGAACTCAAAAGCGAGTACCAGGGCCGGCTCCGTGGCGACGTCGAGACGGCGCGGAAACTCAGAAAGCAGGCGTTCGCGCGGCTCGCGGACGTGGTAGAGGAGGTCGAACCCGACCTCGAACGGCTGGGAGCCGCACGCGACGAGCTTCGAACCCTCCCCACCATCCTCCCCGACGAACCGACGATCGTGGTCGCGGGCTTTCCGAACGTCGGGAAGTCCACCTTCGTCAACAACGTCACGAACGCCCGCGGCGAGGTCGCCTCCTACCCGTTCACGACGACCCGGATCGGCGTCGGCCACCTCTCGCGCGAGCGCATCCGCTACCAGCTGGTCGACACCCCCGGACTGCTCGACCGCGACGACGGCACCCGAAACGAGGTCGAACTTCAGGCCGAGAGCGCGCTGGCTCACGTCGCCGACTGTGTGCTGGTGTTCGTCGACGCCAGCGAGGCCTGCGGCTTCCCGCTCGACCAACAGATCGCACTCCGCGACCGCGTCGCGGAGCGCTTCTCGGTACCCGTCCTCACCGTCTGTACGAAGGCCGACCGCTCGGACGACCTCGACGCCGACCACTATCTCAGCGTCGAGCAGGACGAGGGTATCGAGGCCCTCGTCGACGCGGCGGTCGAGGCGGTCGGCTACGAACCCGAACTCCCCTACTGA
- a CDS encoding DUF7532 family protein yields the protein MHFDQRTQRALREAGLSTDEIRETSKRVVEATEDDAEELGAFFADLETVYSDMDQAHSAEEFPEHEVEYLDLFTHANDIRGYLRFSTWGVPVEGGRVLSTDLVELSLGPTVDGRVQFAASREALR from the coding sequence ATGCACTTCGACCAGCGCACCCAGCGCGCGCTCCGCGAGGCGGGGCTCTCGACCGACGAGATCCGCGAGACCTCGAAGCGCGTCGTCGAGGCGACCGAGGACGACGCCGAGGAATTGGGGGCCTTCTTCGCGGACCTCGAAACCGTCTACTCGGACATGGACCAGGCCCACAGCGCCGAGGAGTTCCCCGAACACGAGGTCGAGTACCTCGACCTGTTCACCCACGCGAACGACATCCGGGGCTACCTCCGGTTCTCGACCTGGGGCGTCCCGGTCGAGGGCGGGCGCGTGCTCTCGACGGATCTGGTCGAACTCTCGCTCGGCCCGACGGTCGACGGTCGCGTGCAGTTCGCCGCCTCGCGCGAGGCGCTGCGGTGA
- a CDS encoding PemB family protein, whose translation MSQVEGGANADRQWVRIDETIPKWGLVSRPLTTLRERELVVDPAGDDEGSGTADDPLATIQEAFNRLPVFVQHDTTIRVRPGTYTDEDPAIHTGPLVQKAQSTLRLLGDPDDPERVAVGSGINSTYAGKQSHYSIEGVAFDGLSQFAGPVDLRDCVLHGNGDAAISGKNGRVFAKRCRIGSPDDRYAIWSTLMESYGLVNCHLTASEAAIRANGPGTHRLSGSCSVDAPTAFDADSGSMILDGEDLYVGGRRYTPD comes from the coding sequence GTGAGCCAGGTCGAGGGTGGGGCCAACGCGGACCGCCAGTGGGTACGGATCGACGAAACGATCCCGAAGTGGGGGCTGGTGAGTCGACCGCTGACCACCCTGCGGGAACGTGAGCTGGTCGTCGACCCCGCTGGCGACGACGAGGGGTCGGGAACGGCGGACGACCCGCTCGCGACGATTCAGGAGGCGTTCAACCGGCTTCCCGTCTTCGTCCAGCACGACACCACGATACGCGTCCGGCCGGGGACGTACACCGACGAAGATCCGGCGATCCACACGGGGCCGCTCGTCCAGAAGGCCCAGTCGACGCTCCGTCTCCTCGGTGACCCCGACGACCCCGAACGCGTCGCGGTCGGGTCGGGTATCAACTCGACGTACGCGGGCAAGCAGTCCCACTACTCGATCGAGGGGGTCGCCTTCGACGGGCTCTCGCAGTTCGCCGGGCCGGTCGACCTCCGGGACTGCGTCCTCCACGGCAACGGCGACGCCGCGATCTCGGGGAAGAACGGGCGCGTCTTCGCCAAACGGTGTCGGATCGGCTCGCCCGACGACCGCTATGCGATCTGGAGCACGCTGATGGAGTCCTACGGGCTGGTGAACTGCCACCTCACGGCGAGCGAGGCCGCGATACGCGCCAACGGTCCCGGAACACACCGGCTCTCGGGGAGCTGCTCGGTCGACGCGCCGACCGCGTTCGACGCCGATTCGGGGTCGATGATACTCGACGGCGAGGACCTCTACGTCGGCGGGCGGCGCTACACACCGGACTGA
- a CDS encoding ROK family protein — translation MASYAGVDLGGTNLRVVVADADGNIDGSDRREAPRGPNGLAVTEAILESLREATDAAGVDPTAITAVGIAAAGRLDLTEGLVEPTNIPVGEVPLRGPVSNLLDTEEVYLHKDVAAGVIGERYHAERNPDDMVYLTISSGIGAGVAVDGNILGGWDGNAGEAGHLTVDPKGRMDCGCGKEGHWEAYCAGTNIPEYARLLWDDEGQPETALPIETEGFTAVDVFENDDDEFANHVVGRLADWNALGMADIVHAYAPLVVSVGGAVALNNEARVVDPMRERLDDLVMTNVPEIRLTSLGDDVVVEGALASALTGGTGDADYGR, via the coding sequence ATGGCGAGCTACGCCGGCGTCGACCTCGGTGGCACGAATCTCCGGGTAGTCGTCGCCGACGCGGACGGGAACATCGACGGGTCCGACAGACGCGAGGCCCCGCGGGGACCGAACGGGCTCGCGGTCACCGAGGCGATCCTCGAAAGCCTCCGCGAAGCGACGGACGCGGCGGGCGTCGACCCGACGGCGATAACGGCGGTCGGCATCGCCGCCGCCGGCCGCCTCGACCTCACCGAGGGGCTCGTCGAGCCGACCAACATCCCCGTCGGCGAGGTCCCCCTCCGTGGCCCCGTCTCGAACCTCCTCGACACCGAGGAGGTCTACCTCCACAAGGACGTCGCCGCGGGCGTCATCGGCGAGCGCTACCACGCCGAGCGCAACCCCGACGACATGGTCTACCTCACGATCTCCTCGGGGATCGGCGCGGGCGTCGCGGTCGACGGCAACATTCTCGGAGGGTGGGACGGCAACGCCGGCGAGGCCGGCCACCTCACCGTCGATCCCAAAGGACGAATGGACTGCGGCTGTGGCAAGGAGGGCCACTGGGAGGCCTACTGTGCGGGCACCAACATCCCCGAGTACGCCCGCCTGCTCTGGGACGACGAGGGCCAGCCCGAGACCGCCCTCCCGATCGAGACGGAGGGGTTCACCGCGGTGGACGTCTTCGAGAACGACGACGACGAGTTCGCGAACCACGTCGTCGGCCGGCTCGCCGACTGGAACGCGCTGGGGATGGCGGACATCGTCCACGCCTACGCGCCGCTCGTGGTGTCGGTCGGCGGCGCGGTCGCGCTCAACAACGAGGCCCGGGTCGTCGACCCGATGCGCGAGCGCCTCGACGACCTCGTGATGACCAACGTCCCCGAGATCCGGCTCACCTCGCTCGGCGACGACGTGGTGGTCGAGGGCGCGCTCGCCAGCGCGCTCACCGGCGGCACGGGCGACGCGGACTACGGCCGATAA